From Halapricum desulfuricans, a single genomic window includes:
- a CDS encoding NuoI/complex I 23 kDa subunit family protein, which produces MIGLLKSMATTMKHALDGQTFTVEYPEDTPEVSPRFRGVHKFSQERCIWCRQCESVCPNDTIQIVQDDQRNGEQYNLHIGQCIYCRLCEEVCPVDAILLTQNFEFTADTKDELAYNKEQLKNVPWYKDIDPLEAREPDRGAWIGEGEGEVDYQ; this is translated from the coding sequence ATGATCGGACTGCTCAAATCGATGGCAACGACGATGAAACACGCGCTCGACGGCCAGACCTTTACCGTCGAGTATCCCGAAGACACGCCCGAAGTGAGCCCCCGGTTCCGCGGGGTCCACAAGTTCAGTCAGGAGCGGTGTATCTGGTGTCGCCAGTGTGAGAGCGTCTGTCCGAACGACACGATCCAGATCGTCCAAGACGACCAGCGCAACGGCGAGCAGTACAACCTCCACATCGGGCAGTGTATCTACTGCCGGCTCTGTGAGGAGGTCTGTCCCGTCGACGCGATCTTGCTGACCCAGAACTTCGAGTTCACCGCCGACACGAAAGACGAACTGGCCTACAACAAAGAGCAACTCAAGAACGTCCCGTGGTACAAGGACATTGACCCGCTCGAGGCACGCGAACCGGACCGGGGTGCCTGGATCGGTGAAGGCGAGGGCGAAGTCGACTATCAGTAG
- a CDS encoding NADH-quinone oxidoreductase subunit B: MSSEQTPQGDGTGGKSTQEARMGEGVDDRFNSKLRDAFGTSPFILTKFDKFMNWVRGSSMFMLQFGIACCSIEMMHTYSVKHDLDRFHAGVPRASPRQADVIIIPGTIVSKFAPRMKRIYDQMPEPKFVIGMGSCTISGGPFQEGYNVIKGAEEVIPVDIHVPGCPPRPEALIYGVAKLQERIAHGETAPVTVKPYELEEFGDLDRDELVQQLADEIDEDDLVMRYDWTEQP, encoded by the coding sequence ATGAGTAGTGAACAGACACCACAGGGAGACGGTACAGGCGGGAAATCAACCCAGGAAGCGCGGATGGGAGAGGGCGTCGACGATCGGTTCAACTCGAAGCTACGCGACGCTTTCGGCACGTCGCCGTTCATCCTCACGAAGTTCGACAAGTTCATGAACTGGGTTCGCGGGTCGTCGATGTTCATGCTGCAGTTCGGGATCGCCTGCTGCAGCATCGAGATGATGCACACCTACTCGGTCAAACACGACCTCGACCGGTTCCACGCGGGCGTCCCCCGAGCGTCGCCGCGACAGGCCGACGTGATCATCATCCCCGGGACGATCGTCTCGAAGTTCGCCCCGCGGATGAAGCGCATCTACGACCAGATGCCCGAGCCGAAGTTCGTCATCGGCATGGGCTCGTGTACGATTTCGGGCGGCCCCTTCCAGGAGGGATACAACGTCATCAAAGGGGCCGAGGAAGTCATTCCGGTCGACATCCACGTCCCCGGGTGCCCGCCCCGTCCCGAGGCACTGATCTACGGCGTCGCCAAGCTCCAGGAGCGGATCGCACACGGCGAGACCGCGCCGGTGACGGTCAAGCCGTACGAACTCGAGGAGTTCGGCGACCTCGACCGGGACGAACTCGTACAGCAGTTGGCCGATGAGATCGACGAGGACGACCTCGTAATGCGATACGACTGGACTGAGCAACCATGA
- a CDS encoding TrmB family transcriptional regulator, producing MSGQSEAESMSEREAIEALETLGLSNYEAQVFVALQRLGSASAQAVSRRSEVPRSQVYGAADDLAERGLLEVVESSPKTYRPVGLSTARQLLTERLERETDRAFETLENLRASDPSPTGGDVSTLRGRQPIDDRIASLVGDAESTVVFVSPTAGSLTDDITAALRDAASGGVAATLVTAEPSLRDQFRGTPIEVFVMSEDNPADFAGRALMVDDRTVLLAAETDAEPVEEEALWTGDSSIGRILAAFMRSGMESGRDRHRDTS from the coding sequence ATGAGCGGACAATCCGAAGCGGAGTCGATGAGCGAACGGGAGGCCATCGAGGCGCTGGAGACGCTGGGACTGTCGAACTACGAGGCGCAGGTGTTCGTCGCGCTCCAGCGCCTCGGGAGCGCGAGCGCGCAGGCGGTGAGCCGCCGCTCCGAGGTGCCGCGGTCGCAGGTGTACGGCGCTGCCGACGACCTCGCCGAGCGCGGGCTACTGGAGGTCGTCGAGTCCTCGCCGAAAACCTACCGGCCGGTCGGCCTCTCGACGGCACGACAGCTGCTCACCGAACGGCTCGAACGCGAGACGGATCGGGCGTTCGAGACGCTGGAAAACCTGCGTGCCAGCGATCCGTCACCGACCGGCGGCGACGTCTCGACGTTGCGGGGCCGACAGCCGATCGACGACCGAATCGCGTCGCTCGTCGGCGATGCCGAATCGACCGTCGTGTTCGTCTCGCCGACTGCCGGATCGCTGACCGACGACATCACGGCTGCGCTCCGGGACGCCGCCAGTGGTGGTGTTGCAGCGACGCTTGTCACGGCCGAGCCGTCGCTTCGCGACCAGTTTCGCGGGACGCCGATCGAGGTGTTCGTGATGTCGGAGGACAACCCGGCGGATTTCGCCGGCCGTGCGCTCATGGTCGACGACCGGACCGTGTTGCTGGCCGCCGAAACGGACGCCGAACCGGTCGAAGAAGAGGCGCTGTGGACCGGCGATTCCAGCATCGGGCGCATCCTCGCGGCGTTCATGCGATCGGGGATGGAATCCGGGCGCGATCGCCACCGGGACACGTCCTAA
- the nuoK gene encoding NADH-quinone oxidoreductase subunit NuoK, translating to MIETQWYLLLSAAVFSIGLFGILVRESALIYLMSVELMLNAANINFVAFSLQHGNLTGQVFALFGMALAAAEVAIGLGIILVLYRNFETIDVTVPTTMRW from the coding sequence GTGATCGAAACACAGTGGTATCTGCTGCTGTCGGCCGCGGTCTTCTCGATCGGTCTGTTCGGAATTCTCGTCCGGGAGAGCGCACTGATCTATCTGATGTCCGTCGAGTTGATGCTCAACGCAGCGAACATCAACTTCGTCGCGTTCTCGCTCCAGCACGGCAATCTCACCGGGCAGGTGTTCGCGCTGTTCGGAATGGCGCTAGCTGCGGCCGAGGTCGCTATCGGCCTCGGTATCATCCTCGTACTGTATCGCAACTTCGAGACGATCGACGTGACCGTTCCGACAACGATGCGGTGGTAA
- a CDS encoding winged helix-turn-helix domain-containing protein encodes MSADDTTDDASEDSPEEIDVENESDDAVEVTVEDDESVRERLEEEADRAVEGFDDRFVDLLAWVLETETRARIYVSLRQQPHSTSEEIAEATGLYPSTVREALAELHDEEKVTRQKRESDGAGNNPYEYSAMAPSDLVSDVVDEVQDQLNTVFNLDSYLDADESEADEPVTISVEDASDSDDDPADEASEE; translated from the coding sequence ATGTCTGCAGACGATACCACAGACGACGCGAGCGAGGACAGCCCCGAAGAAATCGACGTCGAGAACGAATCCGACGATGCGGTCGAGGTGACAGTCGAAGACGACGAAAGCGTCCGCGAGCGACTCGAAGAGGAGGCCGACCGCGCTGTCGAGGGGTTCGACGATCGGTTCGTGGACCTGCTCGCGTGGGTGCTCGAGACGGAGACACGGGCGCGGATCTACGTCTCGCTCCGCCAGCAGCCACACAGCACGAGCGAGGAAATCGCCGAGGCGACCGGTCTGTACCCGAGTACGGTCCGGGAAGCGCTGGCGGAACTCCACGACGAGGAGAAGGTGACCCGCCAAAAACGCGAGAGCGACGGCGCGGGGAACAACCCCTACGAGTACAGCGCGATGGCTCCGAGCGACCTCGTCTCGGACGTCGTCGACGAGGTCCAGGACCAGCTCAACACCGTCTTCAACCTCGATTCGTATCTCGACGCCGACGAGAGCGAAGCCGACGAACCCGTGACGATCTCCGTCGAGGACGCGAGCGACAGCGACGACGATCCAGCGGACGAAGCCAGCGAGGAGTAA
- a CDS encoding efflux RND transporter permease subunit, with product MGGPVAQRYADWIATHSKLVVLAVLLVTSVVAAGATLGDAGSSDVGQFEIDSEETRAGEFVRDNYGGDDGIVAQIVVRNESGDVLTQESLLEGLYLQRSVRDDETLNATLAEPGTVGIENVVATAAVHASSGETRQPDGVPSLDRQIEALENLDRRGFEQLLERVLDPDAELPGEQDPYAFLPRSYDPGETSAEARLTLLFQADDSGSNADPPAYDAQVEIDKLVEQRFDDAFVFGQGIQDDASSRATGDSFAIITPFALALIVFVLGITYRDVLDILLAFVGIGIVMAWLAGIMGWLAIPMNVILIAVPFLLIGLSIDYALHVVMRYREARQGTLERGDGGEHLSIRAAMALGFGGVVLALAAATVSTGVGFLSNVVSPLPAIQDFAVLSAGGIFATFVAFGVFLPALKIEVDSVVENRLGRSRAKPAFGVESGLANAVLERLASLATRAPVAIVAVALVLAVAGGYSATTIDTEFNEADFLPQDAPDWAEYLPGPLEPGTYTIADDFEYLSDNFQLRGDDGQSQVLIRGDVTDGSVLSAIDNASHAVESDSSIQLAPGGQAAIDGPHTVLRDAVDSGDNPGFAARVAANDTDGDGLPEENVTAIYAELFEIDSEAASNVLSRNEDGTITSARLLLSVRSSESAQTIAGDTRAFATQVERDAADNGDGTTEITAVATGGTVTTAVIQDALLETLIEAFAVTLVVILGFLTALFRVRYGSWSLGPVALVPVVVALAWLLGAMSVLGVSFNSETAVITSLAIGLGVDYSIHASERFMDERERAESLASALNRTITGTGGALLASAATTAAAFGVLAFALSPPLQRFGIVTGLAIVFAFVAVVTMLPGLLVVRERLLNGRFTEV from the coding sequence ATGGGCGGCCCCGTCGCACAGCGGTACGCGGACTGGATCGCGACGCACAGCAAACTCGTCGTCCTTGCTGTCCTCCTCGTCACGTCCGTTGTCGCGGCTGGTGCTACACTCGGAGACGCCGGTAGCTCCGACGTGGGCCAGTTCGAGATCGATTCCGAGGAGACACGAGCCGGTGAGTTTGTCCGAGACAACTACGGCGGCGACGACGGGATCGTCGCACAGATTGTCGTCCGAAACGAGAGCGGTGACGTACTGACCCAGGAGTCGCTGCTCGAAGGGCTGTACCTCCAGCGGTCGGTCAGAGACGACGAGACGCTGAACGCGACGCTCGCCGAGCCGGGGACGGTCGGCATCGAGAACGTCGTCGCGACGGCCGCAGTACATGCCAGCTCCGGCGAGACCCGGCAGCCGGACGGCGTGCCATCGCTGGATCGACAGATCGAGGCGCTCGAGAACCTCGATCGGAGGGGGTTCGAACAACTGCTCGAACGAGTGCTCGATCCGGACGCCGAGCTCCCGGGCGAACAGGACCCGTACGCGTTCCTCCCGCGGAGCTACGACCCCGGAGAGACGAGCGCCGAGGCGCGGCTGACGCTGCTCTTTCAGGCCGACGACAGCGGTTCGAACGCGGATCCTCCGGCCTACGATGCCCAGGTCGAGATCGACAAGCTGGTCGAACAGCGCTTCGACGACGCGTTCGTGTTCGGACAGGGGATCCAGGACGATGCCTCCTCGCGGGCGACCGGTGACAGCTTCGCGATCATCACGCCGTTCGCGCTCGCGCTGATCGTCTTCGTCCTCGGGATCACCTACCGTGACGTGCTGGACATCCTGCTGGCGTTCGTCGGGATTGGCATCGTGATGGCCTGGCTCGCGGGGATTATGGGGTGGCTCGCGATCCCGATGAACGTCATCCTCATCGCCGTGCCCTTCCTGTTGATCGGGTTGAGCATCGACTACGCCCTGCACGTCGTTATGCGCTATCGGGAGGCGCGCCAGGGTACGCTCGAACGGGGCGACGGCGGCGAGCACCTGTCAATTCGGGCCGCGATGGCGCTCGGATTCGGAGGTGTCGTCCTCGCACTGGCGGCGGCGACTGTCTCGACCGGCGTGGGATTTCTGTCGAACGTCGTCAGTCCGCTCCCGGCCATCCAGGACTTCGCGGTCCTCAGCGCCGGCGGCATCTTCGCCACGTTCGTCGCCTTTGGCGTGTTCCTGCCGGCACTGAAGATCGAAGTCGACTCGGTCGTCGAGAACCGCCTCGGTCGCTCGCGGGCCAAGCCGGCGTTCGGCGTCGAGAGCGGTCTCGCGAACGCCGTGCTCGAACGGCTCGCGAGCCTGGCGACGCGCGCGCCGGTTGCCATTGTGGCCGTCGCGCTCGTGCTCGCGGTCGCCGGCGGCTACAGTGCGACGACGATCGACACGGAGTTCAACGAGGCCGATTTCCTCCCGCAGGACGCGCCCGACTGGGCCGAGTATCTCCCGGGACCGCTGGAGCCGGGGACCTACACGATCGCCGATGACTTCGAATACCTGAGCGATAACTTCCAGCTCCGTGGGGACGACGGTCAGTCACAGGTGCTGATACGCGGAGACGTGACCGACGGTTCGGTCCTCTCGGCGATCGACAACGCCAGCCACGCTGTGGAGTCCGACAGCTCGATCCAGCTCGCGCCGGGCGGGCAGGCGGCCATCGACGGGCCACACACCGTGTTGCGTGACGCGGTCGATTCCGGGGACAATCCCGGATTCGCCGCACGCGTCGCCGCGAACGACACCGACGGCGACGGGCTACCCGAGGAGAACGTCACGGCGATCTACGCGGAGTTGTTCGAGATCGACAGCGAGGCCGCGAGCAACGTCCTGAGCCGCAATGAAGACGGGACGATCACCTCCGCGCGTCTGCTGCTCTCGGTTCGCTCCAGTGAGTCCGCTCAGACGATCGCCGGGGACACGCGCGCGTTCGCGACACAAGTTGAGCGGGACGCAGCCGACAACGGCGACGGTACGACCGAAATCACGGCGGTCGCGACCGGCGGAACCGTCACGACTGCTGTCATCCAGGACGCGCTGCTGGAGACGCTGATCGAGGCCTTCGCGGTGACGCTCGTGGTCATCCTGGGGTTCCTGACGGCGCTGTTCCGCGTCCGGTATGGCTCGTGGTCGCTGGGGCCCGTGGCGCTCGTGCCGGTCGTGGTGGCACTGGCGTGGCTCCTGGGAGCGATGTCGGTACTCGGCGTGTCGTTCAACAGCGAGACGGCAGTGATCACGAGTCTCGCGATCGGGCTCGGCGTCGACTACAGCATCCACGCGAGCGAGCGATTCATGGACGAACGCGAACGCGCCGAAAGCCTCGCGTCCGCACTGAACCGGACGATCACCGGTACCGGTGGAGCACTCCTGGCGAGTGCCGCGACGACTGCGGCGGCCTTCGGCGTGCTCGCCTTTGCCCTCTCGCCGCCGCTACAGCGGTTCGGGATCGTGACGGGACTGGCGATCGTCTTCGCGTTCGTCGCTGTCGTCACGATGTTGCCGGGCTTGCTGGTCGTGCGCGAGCGGCTGCTCAACGGGCGTTTCACCGAGGTTTGA
- a CDS encoding NADH-quinone oxidoreductase subunit J, with the protein MVYETLAFALFALVTLGSSLGVVLMRDVWHSALLLGVALLSVAVHFVLAQAPFLAVMQVLVYVGGVLILITFAVMLTRNRSDPSDSEVAS; encoded by the coding sequence ATGGTGTATGAGACACTCGCTTTTGCGCTGTTTGCCCTCGTCACGCTCGGATCGAGTCTGGGCGTCGTGCTGATGCGTGACGTGTGGCATTCGGCGCTGCTGCTGGGTGTGGCGCTTCTGAGCGTCGCTGTCCACTTCGTCCTCGCACAGGCGCCGTTCCTGGCAGTGATGCAGGTCCTCGTGTACGTCGGCGGGGTCCTGATTCTGATCACGTTCGCCGTGATGCTCACACGCAACCGATCGGACCCCTCGGACAGTGAGGTGGCCTCATGA
- a CDS encoding complex I subunit 1/NuoH family protein, with product MAGSAPLPETFSDLLGLEQFGIAGEFLASLLAAALVGTFVLLNTAVAGPWAKRKITASFTDRISVNRVGPWGLGTIIVDSVRLLSKELIIPEDADRPAYDLAPLVLAGSALLGFAVIPMGNGIQVADPEVGLAYVFAVASIASLGLVMAGYSSSNKYSFLGGLRAVAQNLAYEIPLVLTGASVVIFAGTLQMSEIVAVQQQTLIELGPVAIPAWFGILNPFAFALFMIANLAEVGRNPFDIPEAPTEIVAGYQTEYSSVYFVLFYLGEFIHIFLGGALVATLFLGGPAGPVLPGIVWFTAKIWAVFLFTQWARSALPRVRIDQLIEIGWKGLLVLSFANLILTAVIVGVVGV from the coding sequence ATGGCTGGGTCGGCACCCCTGCCCGAGACGTTCTCCGATCTGCTTGGACTAGAGCAGTTCGGCATCGCCGGTGAGTTTCTCGCCAGTCTGCTCGCCGCGGCGCTGGTCGGGACGTTCGTGTTGTTGAACACGGCCGTCGCCGGCCCGTGGGCCAAACGGAAGATCACGGCGTCGTTCACCGACCGGATCTCGGTCAATCGGGTCGGCCCGTGGGGCCTGGGAACGATCATCGTCGACTCGGTCCGTCTGCTCAGCAAGGAGTTGATCATCCCCGAGGACGCCGACCGGCCGGCCTACGATCTGGCGCCGCTGGTGCTCGCCGGCTCGGCGCTGCTCGGCTTTGCGGTCATCCCGATGGGTAACGGCATCCAGGTCGCCGACCCCGAGGTCGGGTTGGCCTACGTCTTCGCCGTCGCTTCGATCGCCTCGCTCGGGCTGGTGATGGCCGGGTATTCCTCGAGCAACAAGTACTCGTTTTTGGGCGGACTGCGAGCCGTCGCGCAAAATCTCGCCTACGAGATCCCGCTGGTGTTGACCGGCGCGTCGGTCGTCATCTTCGCCGGGACGCTCCAGATGAGCGAGATCGTCGCCGTCCAGCAGCAGACGTTGATCGAACTCGGTCCGGTCGCGATCCCCGCGTGGTTCGGCATCCTCAACCCGTTCGCGTTCGCGCTGTTCATGATCGCGAACCTGGCGGAAGTCGGACGCAACCCCTTCGACATCCCGGAAGCGCCCACGGAGATCGTCGCTGGCTACCAGACCGAGTATTCGAGTGTCTACTTCGTCCTCTTTTACCTGGGTGAGTTCATCCACATCTTCCTCGGTGGCGCGCTCGTCGCCACGCTGTTCCTCGGCGGCCCGGCCGGCCCGGTGCTGCCCGGGATCGTCTGGTTCACGGCCAAGATCTGGGCCGTCTTCCTGTTCACCCAGTGGGCGCGTTCGGCGCTCCCGCGGGTGCGCATCGACCAGCTCATCGAGATCGGCTGGAAGGGACTGCTCGTGTTGAGCTTCGCCAACCTGATCCTGACCGCCGTCATCGTCGGGGTGGTCGGCGTATGA
- a CDS encoding glucose 1-dehydrogenase, with translation MDGISDSVAIVTGASTGIGRAAALRFAEEGASVVAADVNVADGNGTVEEIEEMGGEAIFVETDVSDFEDVQAMVDAAVDTYGGLDFAFNNAGIEGANEPTTDQPMDNWEQVIDVNLKGVFQAMKAEIPVMLEDGGGSIVNTSSIAGKVGFPEISPYVASKHGVIGLTKTAALEYSEAGVRVNAICPGVIDTPMVDRSSGDNEAVDGAIAATPIGRLGEPEEIGDAAVWLCSDDASFVTGEALVADGGLTSQ, from the coding sequence ATGGATGGCATCAGCGACAGCGTCGCGATAGTCACGGGAGCGAGTACGGGTATCGGTCGTGCAGCAGCACTGCGGTTCGCCGAGGAGGGGGCCAGCGTCGTCGCCGCCGACGTGAACGTCGCGGACGGCAACGGGACCGTCGAAGAGATCGAAGAGATGGGCGGCGAGGCGATCTTCGTCGAGACGGACGTCAGCGACTTCGAGGACGTCCAGGCGATGGTCGACGCCGCGGTCGACACGTACGGCGGGCTGGACTTCGCGTTCAACAACGCCGGCATCGAAGGGGCGAACGAACCGACGACCGACCAGCCGATGGACAACTGGGAGCAGGTAATCGACGTCAACCTGAAGGGCGTCTTCCAGGCGATGAAAGCCGAGATCCCGGTCATGCTCGAGGACGGCGGCGGCTCGATCGTCAACACGTCCTCGATCGCCGGGAAGGTCGGCTTCCCCGAGATCAGCCCCTACGTCGCCAGCAAACACGGCGTTATCGGGCTGACCAAAACCGCGGCGCTGGAATACAGCGAAGCGGGTGTCCGGGTAAACGCCATCTGTCCGGGTGTCATCGACACGCCGATGGTCGACCGCTCGTCCGGCGACAACGAGGCCGTCGACGGCGCGATAGCTGCGACGCCGATCGGACGGCTTGGCGAGCCCGAGGAGATCGGCGACGCCGCCGTCTGGCTCTGCTCGGACGACGCGTCGTTCGTCACCGGCGAGGCGCTCGTAGCCGACGGCGGCCTGACGAGCCAGTAG
- a CDS encoding NADH-quinone oxidoreductase subunit A: MSNPWIAIGALAIVAILIPVAMIIVSALLRPRVPELSKRATYESGEIPTGGTRIRFNIQYYMVALLFLVFDIETVLIFPWTVIYTDAVEAVGMTRALVPMLVFVGTLVVGLGWAWRNGAVRWVRSPRAQRQKVER, encoded by the coding sequence ATGAGTAATCCGTGGATCGCGATCGGCGCGCTGGCGATTGTGGCGATTCTCATCCCGGTGGCGATGATAATCGTGTCGGCACTACTTCGCCCGCGCGTCCCAGAACTGAGCAAACGCGCCACGTACGAGAGCGGGGAGATCCCGACAGGGGGCACGCGCATCCGGTTCAACATCCAGTATTACATGGTTGCGCTGCTGTTCCTCGTCTTCGATATCGAGACGGTCCTGATATTCCCCTGGACGGTCATCTACACCGACGCCGTCGAGGCTGTTGGGATGACACGAGCGCTCGTCCCGATGCTCGTGTTCGTCGGGACCCTCGTCGTGGGCCTCGGCTGGGCGTGGCGCAACGGCGCAGTCCGGTGGGTACGGAGCCCGCGGGCACAGCGTCAGAAGGTCGAACGGTAA
- the purE gene encoding 5-(carboxyamino)imidazole ribonucleotide mutase, which yields MTTPESVQSLIDQLREQAETDRPNEETPDVGIVMGSDSDLSTMAGGKGKRPGAYAALAEELGFAEQTDYTDAPEARFTFETFVVSAHRTPELMYAYAETAEDRGLDVIIAGAGGKSADLPNMTASIAYPLPVIGVPVQEKSVDSVIGMPQGAPITAVDAGKSFNAALSAVQILSRQYPELRERLVDYHRDLQQGVGEVSRDLHELGTPGFKAEHWEE from the coding sequence ATGACGACTCCCGAGAGCGTCCAGTCGCTGATCGACCAGCTACGCGAGCAAGCCGAGACGGACCGGCCGAACGAGGAGACCCCCGACGTGGGCATCGTGATGGGCAGCGATTCGGACCTGTCGACGATGGCCGGCGGCAAGGGCAAGCGACCCGGTGCGTACGCCGCCCTCGCTGAGGAACTCGGCTTCGCGGAGCAAACCGACTACACGGACGCCCCTGAGGCGCGCTTTACCTTCGAGACGTTCGTTGTCTCGGCCCATCGCACCCCCGAACTGATGTACGCCTACGCCGAGACCGCCGAGGACCGCGGACTGGACGTGATCATCGCGGGCGCGGGCGGCAAGTCGGCCGACCTGCCGAACATGACCGCATCGATCGCCTATCCGTTGCCCGTGATCGGCGTGCCGGTCCAGGAGAAGTCCGTCGACAGCGTCATCGGGATGCCACAGGGCGCGCCGATCACCGCTGTCGACGCGGGCAAGTCGTTCAACGCCGCGCTGAGTGCTGTCCAGATCCTCTCTCGCCAGTACCCCGAACTCCGCGAGCGACTCGTCGACTATCATCGAGATCTCCAGCAGGGGGTCGGCGAGGTCTCCCGAGACCTTCACGAACTGGGGACGCCGGGGTTCAAAGCCGAGCACTGGGAGGAGTGA
- a CDS encoding NADH-quinone oxidoreductase subunit D — protein MSLEEPEPPTTSEVGATEDGLDYDALEELVSEHVIDRESHVNAEALVIRPDAVQDTLSALKTEAGFDHCSAVTAQEYEDRYESIYHLKKFDDPTQQLSVVVPTNKDQPVSESAEPVFRTADWHEREAYDLVGIDYNDHPDLRRILLPETWQGHPMGKDYNQNQPQVVPLREHVNPLAEDHSAGEDSDTMFVNIGPHHPATHGVLHVKTVLDGEQIADIDPDIGYLHRNEEQMCEQSTYRHQIMPYPDRWDYTPGGILNEWAYARAAESMADIEVPEYAQVLRTMSAELTRIAAHMLALGTFGLDVYGDFNAIFMYAVRDREAVQNLLEDLTGQRLMFNYLRLGGVAWDLPEPREEFLDDVREFLDGLPEYIEEYHNLITENEIFQLRCIDTGVLPPEVAKNYGATGPVLRGSGVDYDLRRDDPYGYYDELDWDVVTEDGCDNYSRVLVRMREVEESAKIIRQCADLLEDWPEDDREIQSNVPRTLQPDAGKEVYEAVEGAKGELGIYMRSDGTDKPARFKIRSPCFSNLQTLPEMSEGEYIPDMVASLGSLDIVLGEVDR, from the coding sequence ATGAGTCTAGAAGAGCCAGAACCACCGACGACGAGTGAGGTCGGCGCCACCGAAGACGGCCTCGACTACGACGCGCTGGAAGAACTCGTCTCCGAGCACGTCATCGATCGGGAGAGCCACGTCAACGCAGAGGCGCTGGTGATCCGGCCCGACGCGGTTCAGGACACCCTCTCGGCACTGAAAACGGAGGCCGGATTCGATCACTGTTCGGCGGTCACGGCCCAGGAGTACGAGGACCGTTACGAGTCGATCTACCATCTCAAGAAGTTCGACGACCCGACCCAGCAGTTGAGTGTGGTCGTCCCGACGAACAAGGACCAACCGGTCAGCGAGAGCGCCGAACCGGTCTTCCGGACAGCCGACTGGCACGAACGGGAGGCCTACGACCTCGTGGGCATCGACTACAACGACCATCCGGACCTGCGCCGGATCCTGCTGCCGGAGACCTGGCAGGGCCATCCGATGGGGAAAGACTACAACCAGAACCAGCCACAGGTCGTGCCGCTGCGCGAGCACGTCAACCCCCTCGCGGAGGACCACAGCGCGGGCGAGGACTCGGACACGATGTTCGTCAACATCGGCCCCCACCACCCCGCGACGCACGGCGTCCTCCACGTGAAGACGGTGCTCGACGGCGAGCAGATCGCCGACATCGATCCGGACATCGGCTACCTCCACCGAAACGAGGAGCAGATGTGCGAGCAGTCGACCTACCGCCACCAGATCATGCCCTACCCCGACCGGTGGGACTACACGCCGGGCGGGATCCTCAACGAGTGGGCCTACGCCCGTGCGGCCGAGTCGATGGCCGACATCGAGGTGCCCGAGTACGCGCAGGTTCTGCGGACGATGAGTGCGGAGCTGACCCGCATCGCCGCGCACATGCTCGCACTCGGGACCTTTGGGCTGGACGTCTACGGTGACTTCAACGCGATCTTTATGTACGCAGTTCGGGACCGCGAGGCCGTCCAGAATCTGCTTGAGGACCTGACTGGCCAGCGGTTGATGTTCAACTACCTCCGGCTTGGCGGGGTCGCCTGGGACCTGCCTGAACCCCGCGAGGAGTTCCTCGATGACGTGCGGGAGTTCCTCGACGGTCTCCCGGAGTACATCGAGGAGTATCACAACCTCATCACGGAAAACGAGATCTTCCAGTTGCGGTGTATCGACACCGGCGTCCTCCCGCCGGAGGTCGCGAAGAACTACGGCGCGACCGGTCCCGTCCTCCGCGGATCGGGCGTCGATTACGACCTGCGCCGGGACGACCCCTACGGATATTACGACGAACTCGACTGGGACGTCGTCACCGAGGACGGCTGCGACAACTACTCGCGTGTACTCGTCCGGATGCGAGAGGTCGAGGAGTCGGCGAAGATCATCCGCCAGTGTGCCGACCTGCTGGAAGACTGGCCGGAGGACGACCGCGAGATTCAGTCCAACGTCCCGCGGACGCTCCAGCCGGACGCCGGCAAAGAGGTCTACGAGGCTGTCGAAGGTGCGAAAGGCGAGCTCGGGATCTACATGCGCAGCGACGGCACGGACAAGCCGGCGCGGTTCAAGATCCGGTCGCCGTGCTTCTCGAACCTCCAGACGCTGCCGGAGATGAGTGAGGGCGAATATATTCCGGACATGGTCGCATCGCTGGGGAGCCTCGACATCGTGCTCGGGGAGGTCGATCGCTGA